The Clavelina lepadiformis chromosome 1, kaClaLepa1.1, whole genome shotgun sequence genome segment CGACTGTAtacataaaacatattttaggCATGACTTACTTCTGATAACTCTTGTTCGTcgtctgcattttcattttgagATTTGCGATGTTCAAGCAACATATGAACTTCGGAATTAAGCAAAGTTTCAGCATTCTCAAATTCTGACGGGAACTGTAACTGCGATGTGTCCTCTTCTTGTTCGTTAAGAACGGCGGAAAGAGCTTTTGTTGAACCTGCGGCCATTTCTGGTGCTTAAGTTAAAAAGGTGTTctgttatttattttcttggcaaataatttaaatgaGCTTTAAATCAAATAATTACTTTTATCATGCTTTTCATATTCatgttaaaacataaaaaatatattcaagtttttacattctttttacagttacaaattaatttttggaCCAATAATGCACATAGATTCATAGAATAAACTTTAGCATATTTAAAGCAAATTCATAAGGCGTAAAATGTAGCCAAGCTTCAAGAATGTGGTAATGTTTTGACGTAAATAGAAGTTTTTGGTGACCAAACTCAGTGgagtgaaacaaaattttgaggGAAACACCGTATCGATGGCGCATTAAATGTTGTACGCaagcataaaatttcaaatgaaaaaacacATGGTATTTAGCTGGCATTTCTTATTCATACCGGTATGCAAACATAAGAATATTAGCATTTTCAGGAGATAATGACAAGGGTTCATAAACATAACAAACAAGTAATGCTAAATAGGCccataaaaaataattttagcaACAATAACAGACTGAATGGAGACACAAATATTGGTGAGACAACGTCCACTgtttcttcaattttttgtttacttgttATCACTTGGCgtttaaacaaaaagcttTGCGTCGTTTGTATATTATAAATCGGTGTGCACGCTGATTATCCTTATGTTTGTGTGTGATACATTTTCCATAATGGCAGCAATACAGGTTTAACTGATATTTTAAGTAGTCCCACAACAATAGCTAACTATCTAGTTCTACAAACCAGGCTAACAACAGTTTAGCAAACTTTGTACATTTACCTTATCTGTCCAACTTCAACATATGATAGACTAAAAAATACTTCACAATGAGCTTATACTGCTATAGCACACTTCCAAAAATTCTTCTGGCGGTTAATCTAAGAACCAAATTGTACGCATAGACCTCGACATAGCACTTGCCATTATTTAGGGCGCCCTCCACGGTTTATTGGTTTTGCTAAAACTGTACCATTTTGTTAATTGCAAAAACGGTGTCTTAATCAAACATTGTACTTAATTTtcacatgcaaaaaaatatttcaaattctttattttttcgaaTGGAAAATTATGAGAAAGTAGGAATTTGCTGTGCAGGGATAAATTTCGCATTTCGAATTTGCCTTATAAAACTATATATTGTAGCGTTTTGGATCTAGGGCTACGATCATCTTTTAGGATTTTATCTACTGTTaacataattaaaacaaacgcttttataaaaataaaacagctCAAATAGTTGTTTCTACCCAAAAATTCAACATATTGTCGACAATGTGTGATACTATATTAATTTTGCGCGAATTCACAAAAAGTGAACAAAGAAATGACTCATTTTAACGTAAAATCAGAAGGCAACTTCGGCCAACCATGGGATAGCCTACAGCCCTACATACATAATATAATATGATTAATTTACTGTAGACGCCACCCACAATGTGATTTGTTTAGCATGGCTTATAACTTAAGTATATTCATGGACTTAGGACGACTACGCTCCAGGGCCAACTTCTGTACGGCCTGTTTTACCACTAGGCACTAGTTTACTATCCACAGACCACAGTGGAACTTCTAAGTGCATAGGTTAGGGCGTTAGGCAATATGTCGTACACACCACAAACACGGTTTCTCGTTGAAAACTGATTTTCAGTTTTGAGTGGACCACCAACAGTATGGGCCTAGGCCTTCGTACTGTTCCAGGCATGACCAACCTAGTTACCCTTGAATTGATCATGCGTAGCCTAGAATTAAATTATATAAACTGCATTTAAGCTTAAATTCCAGTTTTCCCtatcaaacttatttgtatttcagaTTGGAGAGTTAGCAGGCTGGCAGGTTGATGCATTACCTTTTTACCTACTTTAGTGTATTTCAATAATGCCAGGACAACAAAGTGAAGATCCCATTGTAGAAGTGTGGGCTAGCAATGTTGAAGCAGAATTTAAAAAGATAAGAAAGATTGTTAAGCAATACAGTTATGTTTCAATGGTGAGCTTACATAACTATTCAATTAAAGTTTCATcgaaatttgttttagttttattcaTGATTTTTTTCCAGGACACTGAGTTTCCTGGAGTTGTGGCAAGACCCATTGGAGAGTTTCGAACAAACTCAGATTACCAGTATCAGCTGCTCAGGTGCAACGTCGACATGTTAAAGATCATTCAACTTGGTCTTTCGTTTATGAATGAAAATGGAGAAGCACCCAGTGGAGTCTCAACATGGCAAttcaattttaagtttaatttaacgtaaggtttttaaatgctttgaTGGTTTAAATATAGTTAAGATTATTTCtgtgaaattttgaaacttttttccatTCAAAGAGATTATCCGCCcttgtaaaaaatgtaaattatgCTGCAGTTTTAACTGATACATGCTTTCCTTAGTTCACCAGCGcacatgaaaataaacaagctGAATACCATTATTTCATGAGTTTAAAAGGAATATTTTATGCAATGGTGCCATGTTTTTTGCTGAGAACTGCCCTTTGATATGCAGTTAACTTATAGTCTATGATACTAACGCTAGAAGTTGGGTTAACCGTTTTATAGCCTTCCTGAAATTTCTACTACATTTTTACACACAAGAGCAGTTGCAAAAATTTACTTAAATCTagtgtttaatatttaaaatttagccATTCTTAAAATTTACTACAGCACCGGGGCCAgtcaatgcaataaaaatatagGTAATGTTCCTGTACATTTTTGTCTGCTTACAGCGTAATTCTAAACATATATATGTACCCAAGCAAATCTAAAGGCTGTTTCCTTAACATATTAcctttttataaatttgtggcatgttttcttgtttatccAGATTAATTACCCAGGTTGCTAGTTAGAAATGATCTTTTTTCACTTCCCAGAGAGGACATGTATGCCCAAGATTCCATTGATCTTCTTCTAAATTCTGGGATCCAGTTTAAACAACACGAGTCGGATGGAATTGATCCACTTTATTTTGCCGAGCTTTTAATGACCTCTGGTGTTGTGTTAATAGACAATGTTAGATGGGTGTCATTTCACAGGTAGGTTTGTTATTCAGTATTGGCAATTAGTTCACTCATTTTGTATGATTTCTGATAAACATATTTCAAAAGTAGGTGATACTTTTAGCTGACAGTAGACCACTGTATGTGCTTTGTTAACAATTATGCTTATATAGCCTAGTTACCAAATTATAAGCCGGCTCtagcttttttgtttatagtaACTAAAATTTGACACATAAGTTGTTATGATGCCCCAAACAAAAGTTGATGCGAAAATcgttcaatttcatttaaaatatggTGTATAAGATCTATTTTTTTGTTCTTAGAATAGGAAACTTAATGTTAGTTTTTACCTAATGCTGTTAGTTATTCATTAAGGATATTTAAAGTGTATGATAGTGTTTCAATCAAAAGTTTTTGATAGAACTTCCGATTTCATACAATAAAAGAGTGTTTATAGCCTTGTAGGGACCGCTTTATATGTAATCACTAGAGTACTAGACTATTTCCTGGAAAAGTTTTGATAAGAACCAAAATGAATGTAGCAAAAATGGTTTTCACTAATAATTGCTGTGAGACGAGGtgtaatttaatattttttttagaataaaatgtgtaataaaTGCACTTTTTTGTAGTCAAGCGAATGATTTGCAAGTGTTTTATGGGTATTTTCTGTATGTAAAGGTATTCATTTTCAATGTATTGGGTCTATTctatacaatatatataaacagtttgaagaacatttattttatgatttcagTGGTTATGACTTTGGATATTTATTGAAACTCCTCACTAACAACAATCTACCAAATGAAGAATCTTCTTTCTTTGAATTattgaaacttttctttccAACAATTTATGACGTTAAATATCTCATGAAGAGTTGTCAGACTTTGAAGGTAGAACACTGTCTTGTTATGGTCACCATTGGTAGTTACTCTGCTATAGTTCATCTACCATTAAATGATTATTTAACGTAGGTGGCTTTTTTAGCTGAATGTTTAGAGAAGTTTTTACATTATATGACCAGTCTGACTTGGATGTTATAATATACCAACCCCAACCATCTTACTGTGATTCGATTTATTATATAACTCCCaatctaaatttttttgttgtaagaTTAACTAACCCTCTCTCATGGAAAACGCCTTGTGCAAGTGAAATAGTTCTTTAgaacagaaaatgtttttgacttGCATGTGCTTATATGGTGCTGTTAAAACAATCAATCTTTGCCCCAGGGAGGACTTCAAGAGGTTGCCGAGCAGCTGGAAGTTTCAAGAGTTGGAATGCAGCATCAAGCAGGAAGCGACAGCCTTCTGACAGGATTaacgttttttaaaataagagAAGTAAGTTCAGTggaatgcaagtttttttgAGATGTGATTGGTTTGAGTGACATCAGAATTTCAgtgaaaaatgaatgaaatgaaatgaaatgacaAAAGAAATGACTTAAACTCAGGAAGTTTTCTGTGCCCTGTGCTTGTTGTTGATTTTGACCTCCTGCAAGCTTGTATTTCATTTGGACGGATTTATagatttttgtaaacttcgtTGATCTTGTTACTGTT includes the following:
- the LOC143445228 gene encoding CCR4-NOT transcription complex subunit 7-like, which produces MPGQQSEDPIVEVWASNVEAEFKKIRKIVKQYSYVSMDTEFPGVVARPIGEFRTNSDYQYQLLRCNVDMLKIIQLGLSFMNENGEAPSGVSTWQFNFKFNLTEDMYAQDSIDLLLNSGIQFKQHESDGIDPLYFAELLMTSGVVLIDNVRWVSFHSGYDFGYLLKLLTNNNLPNEESSFFELLKLFFPTIYDVKYLMKSCQTLKGGLQEVAEQLEVSRVGMQHQAGSDSLLTGLTFFKIRESFFENDSDLLKHSGFLYGLGSSYNQSGNPYSAEEYNKNA